One segment of Niabella beijingensis DNA contains the following:
- a CDS encoding 1-deoxy-D-xylulose-5-phosphate reductoisomerase, with product MIKRIAIFGSTGSIGKQALDVIEKNPDKFSVEVLTAFSNDQLLVEQALACNPNIVVIGDESRYGAVKDALGKTDIKVFAGEDALEEVAAMDVYDLMLAAIVGFAGFKPTIKAIENGKAVALANKETLVVAGDIVMNMAVEKRVPIIPVDSEHSAIFQCLIGETRNKIEKVYLTASGGPFIGRKPNYLVNVKREHALQHPNWEMGAKISIDSATLMNKGLEMIEAKWLFNLKPDQIDVLIHPQSAIHSMVQFEDGSIKAQVGLPDMRLPIQYAMGFPSRILNDHPRFDFKRMNTFTFEEPDLKTFRNLALAMEALETGGNLPCVMNAANEIAVYAFLKNRIGFLEMTDVIEKVMQQVTHVKKPSLTDYLDSDAEARTLAADIIRL from the coding sequence ATGATAAAACGAATAGCCATTTTTGGCTCTACCGGTTCTATCGGAAAGCAAGCCCTGGATGTAATAGAAAAGAACCCGGATAAATTTTCGGTAGAAGTATTAACGGCTTTTTCAAATGATCAGCTGCTGGTCGAGCAGGCCCTTGCCTGTAATCCCAATATTGTGGTAATAGGCGATGAGAGCCGGTACGGAGCGGTAAAAGATGCACTTGGCAAAACGGATATTAAAGTGTTTGCAGGAGAGGACGCACTGGAAGAAGTGGCCGCTATGGATGTATATGATCTGATGCTGGCAGCAATCGTGGGATTTGCGGGGTTCAAACCTACTATAAAAGCGATTGAGAACGGGAAGGCCGTCGCCCTGGCCAATAAGGAAACCCTGGTGGTTGCCGGTGATATCGTAATGAATATGGCGGTGGAAAAACGGGTACCCATCATACCTGTGGACTCCGAACACTCTGCCATCTTTCAATGCCTGATCGGGGAAACGCGTAACAAGATCGAAAAAGTATACCTTACCGCATCGGGTGGTCCCTTTATCGGGCGCAAACCCAATTACCTGGTAAATGTAAAAAGAGAACATGCCCTTCAGCATCCCAACTGGGAAATGGGGGCAAAGATCTCCATAGATTCTGCCACCCTGATGAATAAAGGGCTGGAAATGATCGAAGCCAAATGGCTTTTCAACCTCAAGCCCGATCAGATCGATGTGCTGATTCATCCCCAAAGCGCTATCCACAGCATGGTACAGTTTGAAGACGGCAGCATCAAGGCGCAGGTCGGATTGCCGGATATGCGGCTGCCGATCCAGTATGCCATGGGGTTCCCGTCGCGGATCCTCAATGACCACCCCCGTTTTGATTTCAAACGGATGAACACGTTTACGTTTGAAGAACCGGATCTGAAAACATTCCGCAACCTGGCCCTGGCCATGGAAGCGCTGGAAACCGGCGGCAACCTTCCCTGTGTGATGAATGCCGCCAATGAGATCGCCGTATACGCCTTTTTGAAAAACCGGATCGGTTTCCTCGAAATGACCGATGTGATCGAAAAGGTAATGCAGCAGGTCACCCATGTGAAAAAACCGTCCCTGACCGATTATTTAGACAGCGATGCGGAGGCACGTACACTGGCGGCGGATATCATCCGGTTATAA
- a CDS encoding GH3 family domain-containing protein translates to MKFKSFLAKPFASIVSKNIKKGMHTAVEDQENILKYLIKTARLTQFGKDHNFSELNDYKQFRQAVPVRNYEQLKSYIEEVKAGKHNVLWKGQPLYFAKTSGTVSGTKYIPISKESISNHINGARNALLCYMAETGNTGFADGKLIFLSGSPELERVGGVPTGRLSGIVNHHVPRYLRKNQLPEYETNCIEDWETKLGKIVEETIHQNMTLISGIPPWVQMYFDELIKRSGKPVGELFPNFSVMVYGGVNFEPYQAKLLQSIGRKVDGIETFPASEGFFAFQDTQTEPGLLLNTNSGIFFEFIPADEIGKENPRRLSLGEVETGVNYALIINSNAGLWGYDIGDMVKFVSLDPYRLVVTGRTKHFISAFGEHVIGEEVEYSLLRAAKEHNVHITEFTVAPYVSADAGKSYHQWFIEFENEPEDMPGFSQKVDTYLREKNSYYDDLISGNILQHLIITPVRKNGFIDYMRSVGKLGGQNKVPRLSNDRKIAEGLSQWIRN, encoded by the coding sequence ATGAAATTCAAATCGTTCCTGGCCAAGCCCTTTGCATCGATTGTTTCCAAAAATATAAAAAAAGGAATGCATACGGCGGTTGAGGATCAGGAAAATATTCTCAAATACCTGATTAAGACGGCGCGGCTCACCCAGTTCGGAAAGGATCATAATTTTTCGGAACTAAATGATTACAAGCAGTTTAGGCAAGCGGTCCCGGTCCGGAACTACGAACAGCTCAAATCGTATATCGAAGAAGTGAAAGCAGGCAAGCACAATGTGCTCTGGAAGGGGCAGCCCCTGTATTTTGCCAAAACATCCGGTACGGTAAGTGGTACCAAATACATCCCGATCTCCAAGGAATCGATCAGTAATCATATAAACGGCGCGCGGAACGCCCTTTTGTGCTATATGGCAGAAACAGGGAATACAGGCTTTGCAGATGGAAAACTGATCTTTCTGAGCGGTTCACCGGAACTGGAGCGGGTGGGAGGTGTCCCCACCGGGCGCCTCAGTGGCATTGTGAACCATCATGTGCCCCGTTACCTGCGTAAGAATCAGCTGCCGGAGTATGAAACCAACTGTATCGAAGACTGGGAGACCAAGCTGGGCAAGATCGTGGAAGAGACCATCCATCAGAACATGACCCTGATCAGCGGTATTCCGCCATGGGTACAGATGTATTTTGATGAACTGATAAAGCGCTCCGGCAAACCCGTGGGCGAGTTGTTCCCGAATTTTTCTGTTATGGTTTACGGAGGCGTGAATTTTGAACCTTACCAGGCGAAACTGCTTCAAAGCATTGGCCGAAAAGTGGACGGTATTGAAACCTTTCCCGCTTCAGAAGGCTTCTTCGCCTTCCAGGATACGCAAACGGAGCCGGGGTTGCTGCTCAATACCAATAGCGGCATCTTTTTTGAGTTCATTCCCGCGGATGAGATCGGAAAGGAAAACCCGAGACGCCTGTCGCTGGGGGAAGTGGAGACGGGGGTTAATTATGCATTGATCATCAACAGCAATGCGGGTTTGTGGGGATATGATATCGGCGACATGGTGAAATTTGTATCCCTGGATCCGTACCGGCTGGTGGTTACCGGGCGCACCAAACATTTTATTTCCGCGTTCGGGGAGCATGTGATCGGTGAAGAAGTGGAATACAGCCTTTTAAGGGCGGCCAAAGAGCATAATGTACACATTACGGAATTTACGGTTGCGCCTTATGTAAGCGCCGATGCCGGAAAATCCTATCACCAGTGGTTCATCGAATTTGAGAATGAACCGGAGGATATGCCCGGCTTTTCTCAGAAAGTAGACACCTATCTGAGAGAAAAGAATTCGTATTATGATGACCTTATCTCGGGCAATATTTTACAACACCTGATCATTACACCGGTCCGGAAAAACGGGTTCATCGATTACATGCGGTCGGTCGGCAAGCTGGGCGGACAAAACAAAGTACCCCGCCTTAGCAATGACCGTAAAATTGCGGAAGGACTGTCGCAATGGATCAGGAATTAA
- the rplU gene encoding 50S ribosomal protein L21 — MIAIIKVAGQQFKVEKDQTLFVPHIEGKSGDAVNLEVLLAHIDGKLSVGGDVATKVSAEIVDHVKGDTVIAYKTKRRKGFHKKKGHRTAYTKIKVTGIA, encoded by the coding sequence ATGATAGCAATTATTAAGGTGGCCGGTCAACAGTTCAAGGTTGAAAAAGATCAAACCCTGTTTGTGCCACATATTGAAGGCAAATCCGGTGATGCGGTAAACCTTGAGGTTTTACTGGCCCACATCGATGGAAAGTTATCTGTTGGCGGTGACGTTGCCACAAAAGTAAGCGCAGAAATCGTAGACCACGTTAAAGGGGATACAGTGATCGCTTACAAAACAAAAAGAAGAAAAGGCTTTCATAAAAAGAAAGGTCACCGTACTGCTTACACAAAAATCAAAGTAACAGGCATCGCTTAA
- the rpmA gene encoding 50S ribosomal protein L27 encodes MAHKKGEGSVKNGRDSESKRLGVKIFGGQPAIAGNVIIRQRGTVYHPGKNVGVGKDFTLFALSDGVVEFKKGRKNRTFVSVNEAQA; translated from the coding sequence ATGGCACATAAGAAAGGAGAAGGTAGCGTTAAAAACGGCCGCGATTCAGAAAGCAAGCGTCTTGGAGTAAAGATCTTCGGGGGCCAGCCTGCTATTGCCGGTAATGTTATCATTCGTCAACGCGGCACTGTTTACCATCCCGGTAAAAATGTTGGCGTTGGAAAAGACTTCACGCTGTTTGCACTGTCTGATGGTGTTGTAGAATTCAAGAAAGGAAGAAAGAACAGAACATTTGTATCTGTAAACGAAGCCCAGGCATAA
- a CDS encoding DNA polymerase/3'-5' exonuclease PolX, translated as MNNSTIADHFTLLSKLMDINGENAFKAKTYSIAAFHIERLEEQLTDIDRASYSSIKGLGASVAGKIIELIDTGKMTALEEMLAATPAGIAEMLELKGLGPKKIHIIWKEMGIASVGELEYACNENRLTRYKGFGEKTQVKILESIQFYNQNKGHFLYSQVYEIFPSVLAYLEAGFGKGTVWNTGNYYRQLPTLYELEFIIAEKPELIKQKFQTAYPPELLEETENSILYKLNNGLRLRIYPLQEKIPQFLLKTSSSPEFLETFCNRFYPGTFEDTVFDSETAVFENANLPYIPACLRESATIIDRAEKNALPQLIQLNDIKGIIHNHSTWSDGLYTLEEMARALMEKKMEYLVISDHSKSAAYANGLTEDRIQQQQQAIDALNKKLAPFRIYKSIECDILGDGSLDYSNEVLATFDLVIASVHSNLYMNETKAMERLMKAIENPYTTILGHLTGRLLLSRNGYPINHRKIIDACVANQVVIEINANPHRLDLDWSWIEYAMNKGALLSINPDAHTIEGFDDIRFGVIAAQKGGLTAAYNLSSFSLEQFESFTTRRKATITS; from the coding sequence ATGAACAACAGTACCATTGCCGATCATTTCACCTTGCTTTCCAAATTAATGGATATCAACGGAGAAAATGCGTTCAAAGCCAAAACCTACTCCATTGCTGCCTTTCATATCGAACGGCTGGAAGAGCAGCTGACAGATATCGACCGGGCTTCTTACAGCTCGATCAAAGGCCTGGGAGCATCTGTAGCCGGAAAGATCATTGAACTGATCGATACGGGCAAAATGACGGCACTGGAGGAAATGCTTGCAGCCACACCAGCCGGTATTGCAGAAATGCTGGAACTAAAAGGTCTCGGCCCCAAAAAGATCCACATCATCTGGAAAGAGATGGGCATTGCTTCTGTGGGTGAACTGGAATATGCCTGTAATGAGAACCGGCTGACACGTTATAAAGGTTTTGGGGAAAAGACACAGGTAAAGATCCTGGAATCGATTCAGTTCTACAATCAGAATAAGGGACATTTCCTTTATTCCCAGGTTTATGAGATCTTTCCTTCGGTCCTGGCCTATCTTGAAGCTGGTTTTGGGAAAGGAACCGTGTGGAACACCGGTAATTATTACCGTCAGCTGCCCACATTATACGAACTCGAATTTATCATTGCGGAAAAACCGGAGCTCATCAAACAAAAATTCCAGACCGCCTACCCCCCGGAATTGCTGGAAGAAACAGAAAACAGCATCCTCTACAAACTTAATAACGGACTGCGGCTGCGGATCTATCCGCTTCAGGAAAAGATCCCCCAGTTCCTGCTTAAGACCTCATCTTCCCCGGAATTCCTGGAAACTTTTTGCAACCGGTTCTATCCGGGAACGTTCGAAGATACCGTCTTCGACAGTGAGACTGCTGTTTTTGAAAATGCAAACCTCCCTTATATCCCGGCCTGCCTGCGGGAATCCGCCACCATTATTGACCGGGCTGAAAAGAATGCATTGCCGCAACTGATCCAGCTGAACGATATAAAAGGCATTATTCATAACCACAGTACCTGGTCGGACGGGCTTTATACGCTTGAAGAAATGGCCCGTGCCCTGATGGAAAAAAAGATGGAATACCTGGTGATCTCCGATCACTCTAAATCCGCAGCCTATGCCAACGGACTTACAGAAGACCGTATCCAGCAGCAACAACAGGCCATTGATGCTCTAAACAAAAAACTGGCCCCCTTCAGGATCTATAAAAGTATCGAATGCGATATTCTCGGCGATGGCAGCCTGGATTACAGCAACGAGGTGCTGGCAACATTTGACCTGGTGATCGCATCCGTACACAGCAACCTGTATATGAATGAAACAAAGGCCATGGAGCGCCTGATGAAGGCAATTGAGAACCCGTATACCACCATCCTGGGACACCTTACCGGCCGGCTGCTCCTCAGTCGTAACGGCTACCCCATCAACCATAGAAAGATCATTGATGCCTGCGTAGCCAACCAGGTGGTTATCGAAATCAATGCCAACCCGCACCGGCTTGACCTGGACTGGAGCTGGATCGAATATGCGATGAATAAGGGCGCCCTACTATCCATTAATCCGGATGCGCACACGATTGAAGGTTTTGACGATATCCGTTTCGGGGTCATTGCCGCACAAAAAGGCGGGCTTACAGCTGCGTACAATCTAAGCAGTTTTTCACTGGAACAATTTGAGTCCTTCACCACCCGCAGAAAGGCAACGATAACGAGTTGA
- a CDS encoding sensor histidine kinase — MKRRSRNKYLWELVLLAAAAVIFVTGFLLSSTYLKDTSLDAQTRLFEKEIRTRVHRFDQLLKRTELMDRLTQSRETLRDLNNIPDKDFYFYLYKNDQDKLFLRFWNTGIVVPSDELVYSDKEEQGVRLANGYYYALRKTVPGHPDFTAICLILIKSSFFVETDYLRDSYPFNKAMDRRMDITVTATPYVINGIGGSPVFYLKEKQEPKIVRQLNELSEVESARIQEQKGNDNLYEDTEMSVVLKITGLFLLFLSLYLLLAKRFAASDYKRQIWLLVACLLAFRVGVYIMTCIWDFSGFKLFDKSLYTSGFLLPAFGDLLINSLLFCWICVFVWNRLSARPFHTEKYARNTVLTAGVSCLVILITATFSITSVIRGLIGKSRISFDVTNIDSLSIYTIVGFLILACLILGFYYLSRTLYKYILGAFGQRILLVYFWMSVLGLLFITGFVRGADVNFYMPVLLWLLIYTYIFTKEARINRFIKFSVSGTVLWIFIFSISLCLLMLKEITKAELNLRTLYCQKLATQTDPASERLISIANKYLDSNYFRNNFHRLYDEDQNVYLRDSIRQRNYIGYLNNYVTNLYIFDSLDNSLYNSFPQTVASLNTTIANKSKPTSLPDMYFYESEEFDNFAYITRRVITHPETGRLIGTVYIVSNPRKFAVANIKPELFKQFKQGEISNSAVYQYAIYHNNQLTSSSASKKYPFTTTLTPSQFPQKKVDVRERMGYSEVWYRASASKVIIMVRKSEMFLEATTLFSYIFCSFLFLVALINVLMIVLGSFMNKRLLRNSTFFPTIRSQIHGTFILINVLAFVVVGAATISFFINRFEESNNDRLSRTMNIMLNEINLHDNPNDSLRIILRREHFNEDLFQANMLNTVIKRVSDIHGLDVNVYDFTGELRATSQPDVYSRGVLSTRMAPRAFYSLLRLRRAQYIQKEQVSELAYNTIYAPVGANGAQPYAYLSIPYFTSQQELNQEISTFLITLINLYAFIFLLTGLLALLITNRITGSFTVISNKMKQVSLSRVNEEIVWERNDEIGQLVKEYNKMVSQLKESADLLAKSEREEAWREMARQVAHEIKNPLTPMKLSLQYLQKAIAENSANVQQLTSNVAKTLVEQIDYLSKIAADFSQFANINHIKEEVFDLHEVLEPLEHIYSKNPKVAFKWKKIPEAIMVKADRTQMNRLFTNLFVNAIDACEKNPEAVITVEEAMAGGAVVISIADNGSGISDAMKGKIFTPNFTTKSSGTGLGLAMCKGIVEKANGTIWFETEPGVGTTFFVRFPVAGEL, encoded by the coding sequence ATGAAACGGAGGAGCAGAAATAAATATTTATGGGAGCTGGTGCTGCTGGCAGCCGCTGCGGTGATCTTCGTTACCGGCTTCCTTTTAAGCTCCACCTATCTGAAGGATACGTCCCTGGATGCGCAGACCCGGCTTTTTGAAAAAGAGATCCGGACGCGGGTGCACCGGTTTGATCAATTGCTGAAGCGGACGGAATTGATGGACCGGCTTACACAGTCAAGAGAAACATTGCGGGATCTCAATAACATTCCGGATAAGGACTTTTATTTTTACCTCTACAAGAACGATCAGGATAAATTGTTCCTGCGCTTCTGGAATACAGGCATCGTTGTGCCATCGGATGAGCTGGTATACAGCGATAAGGAAGAGCAGGGTGTAAGGCTGGCCAACGGATATTATTACGCGCTCCGGAAAACGGTTCCCGGACACCCGGATTTTACCGCTATCTGCCTGATCCTTATAAAGTCCTCTTTTTTTGTGGAGACCGATTATCTGAGGGATTCCTATCCGTTCAACAAGGCGATGGACCGCCGCATGGACATTACCGTCACAGCCACGCCTTATGTAATAAACGGGATCGGAGGGAGTCCGGTTTTTTATTTAAAAGAAAAACAGGAACCAAAAATTGTCCGGCAACTGAATGAATTATCCGAAGTTGAATCTGCCAGGATCCAGGAGCAGAAAGGCAATGATAATCTGTATGAAGACACCGAAATGTCTGTAGTGCTGAAGATCACGGGATTGTTCCTGTTATTCCTTTCCCTGTATCTGTTACTGGCCAAACGCTTTGCCGCCTCTGATTACAAACGCCAGATCTGGCTGCTGGTGGCCTGTTTGCTGGCCTTCCGGGTGGGTGTTTATATAATGACGTGTATCTGGGACTTCTCCGGGTTCAAACTGTTCGACAAGAGTCTGTATACATCCGGTTTCCTGTTGCCGGCATTCGGGGATCTGCTGATCAACAGCCTGCTCTTCTGCTGGATCTGTGTGTTTGTCTGGAACCGTCTTTCAGCCCGCCCTTTTCACACGGAAAAGTACGCGCGGAATACGGTACTGACAGCGGGGGTAAGTTGCCTGGTGATCCTTATTACGGCCACATTCAGCATCACCAGCGTCATCCGGGGGCTTATCGGAAAATCCAGGATCTCTTTTGATGTAACCAATATAGACAGCCTCAGTATTTATACGATCGTAGGGTTTCTCATCCTCGCCTGTCTTATCCTGGGTTTTTATTACCTGAGCAGAACGCTCTATAAATATATCCTCGGAGCATTCGGCCAGCGGATCCTGCTGGTCTATTTCTGGATGTCGGTACTGGGATTGCTGTTCATCACGGGATTTGTAAGAGGTGCCGATGTGAACTTCTACATGCCGGTGTTGCTGTGGCTGCTCATTTACACGTACATTTTTACAAAGGAAGCACGCATTAACCGGTTTATCAAATTCAGCGTTTCGGGTACAGTGCTGTGGATTTTCATTTTTTCCATCAGCCTCTGTCTGCTGATGCTGAAGGAGATCACAAAGGCCGAGCTGAACCTGCGCACCTTATATTGCCAGAAGCTGGCGACCCAAACCGACCCTGCAAGTGAACGGTTGATCAGTATTGCGAATAAATACCTGGACAGTAATTATTTCCGGAATAATTTTCACCGGTTGTATGATGAAGATCAGAATGTATACCTGCGGGATAGTATCCGCCAGCGCAATTACATCGGGTATCTTAATAATTACGTTACCAACCTGTATATTTTCGACAGCCTGGATAACTCCCTGTACAATTCGTTCCCGCAAACGGTGGCCTCGCTGAATACCACCATTGCCAATAAATCGAAGCCCACCTCATTGCCGGATATGTACTTTTACGAGTCGGAGGAGTTCGACAACTTTGCCTATATTACCCGGAGGGTGATCACCCATCCGGAAACCGGCCGGCTGATCGGAACTGTTTATATTGTTTCAAATCCGCGGAAGTTTGCAGTAGCCAATATCAAACCGGAGTTGTTCAAGCAATTCAAGCAGGGGGAAATTTCCAATTCGGCCGTATATCAGTATGCGATCTATCACAACAATCAGCTTACGTCCTCTTCGGCCTCAAAAAAATACCCGTTCACCACCACACTTACCCCAAGCCAGTTCCCCCAGAAAAAAGTGGATGTCCGGGAACGGATGGGGTACAGCGAAGTATGGTACCGGGCCAGTGCATCAAAGGTGATCATCATGGTCCGGAAAAGCGAAATGTTTCTGGAGGCCACCACCTTGTTCTCCTATATTTTCTGTTCTTTTTTGTTCCTGGTGGCGCTCATCAATGTGCTGATGATCGTGCTGGGATCGTTCATGAACAAGCGGCTGCTGCGGAATTCCACGTTCTTTCCAACCATCCGCAGCCAGATCCACGGCACATTTATCCTCATCAATGTGCTGGCCTTCGTGGTAGTGGGTGCTGCAACAATTTCCTTTTTTATCAATCGTTTTGAGGAATCCAATAATGATCGCCTGAGCAGGACCATGAATATCATGCTCAATGAGATCAATCTGCACGACAACCCGAACGATAGTCTGCGGATCATATTGAGAAGGGAGCACTTTAATGAAGATCTGTTCCAGGCCAATATGCTGAATACGGTTATAAAACGGGTGTCTGATATTCACGGACTCGACGTGAATGTATATGACTTTACCGGAGAGCTCAGGGCCACCAGTCAGCCGGATGTATACAGCCGTGGTGTTCTGAGTACCCGGATGGCGCCCCGTGCTTTTTACAGCCTGTTAAGATTGCGACGTGCCCAGTATATACAGAAGGAGCAGGTGTCCGAGCTTGCTTACAATACCATTTATGCACCGGTGGGGGCTAATGGCGCGCAGCCTTATGCCTATCTCAGCATTCCTTATTTTACCTCACAGCAGGAGCTGAACCAGGAGATATCCACTTTCCTTATCACACTCATCAATCTTTATGCATTTATATTTTTATTGACGGGGTTACTGGCCCTGCTGATCACCAACCGGATCACAGGATCCTTTACGGTGATCAGTAATAAAATGAAACAGGTGAGTCTGTCGAGGGTTAACGAGGAGATCGTATGGGAACGCAATGATGAGATCGGACAGCTGGTGAAGGAATACAATAAGATGGTATCCCAGTTAAAAGAAAGCGCCGATCTGCTGGCAAAATCGGAGCGGGAAGAAGCGTGGAGGGAAATGGCAAGGCAGGTGGCGCATGAGATCAAGAACCCGCTTACCCCAATGAAACTGAGTCTTCAGTATCTGCAGAAAGCGATCGCTGAAAACAGTGCCAATGTGCAGCAGCTCACATCAAATGTGGCAAAAACGCTTGTGGAGCAGATCGATTATCTTTCGAAGATCGCTGCTGATTTTTCGCAATTTGCCAATATCAATCACATAAAAGAAGAAGTGTTTGATCTGCATGAGGTATTAGAGCCGCTGGAACATATTTACAGCAAAAACCCGAAGGTGGCCTTTAAATGGAAGAAAATACCGGAAGCTATTATGGTAAAGGCCGATCGAACACAAATGAACCGGCTGTTTACAAACCTGTTTGTAAATGCCATTGATGCCTGTGAAAAGAACCCGGAGGCGGTCATCACCGTAGAAGAAGCAATGGCCGGAGGTGCTGTTGTGATCAGCATTGCGGATAACGGATCCGGGATCAGCGATGCGATGAAAGGTAAGATCTTCACTCCCAATTTTACTACAAAAAGCTCCGGAACCGGTCTGGGACTGGCCATGTGCAAAGGGATTGTTGAAAAAGCCAACGGAACGATCTGGTTTGAAACCGAACCGGGCGTGGGAACAACGTTCTTTGTAAGATTTCCGGTGGCAGGGGAGCTGTGA
- the mazG gene encoding nucleoside triphosphate pyrophosphohydrolase, whose translation MSQEAFNGLVTIMDELREKCPWDRKQTIRTLRQMTIEETYELGDAILEEDWSAIKEELGDLLLHIVFYSKIAGEQGQFTINEVISGITEKLIKRHPHIYPPEEGMKGLKEVRSEEDVKQNWEALKLKEGKKSVLSGVPRSLPAVVKGMRLQEKARQVGFEWHTADDVWKKVAEETAELEEAVAQQSSEKMEEEFGDLLFALINYARFLKIDAEAALERTNKKFINRFTKMEESAAGQGRQLSEMTLEEMDAIWDRIKTEES comes from the coding sequence ATGAGCCAGGAAGCTTTTAACGGTTTGGTGACAATAATGGATGAGTTGCGTGAAAAATGCCCGTGGGATCGCAAACAGACGATCCGGACCCTGCGGCAGATGACCATTGAGGAAACCTATGAGCTGGGGGATGCGATACTGGAGGAAGACTGGAGCGCAATAAAAGAAGAACTGGGCGATCTGCTGCTACATATTGTTTTTTACTCAAAAATAGCAGGAGAGCAGGGACAGTTCACCATCAATGAGGTCATAAGCGGGATTACCGAAAAGCTCATAAAGCGACATCCGCACATCTACCCTCCCGAGGAGGGCATGAAGGGACTGAAAGAAGTAAGATCGGAGGAAGATGTAAAACAGAACTGGGAAGCGCTGAAACTGAAAGAAGGAAAAAAATCAGTGCTGAGCGGCGTGCCCCGTTCACTGCCGGCAGTTGTTAAGGGCATGCGGTTGCAGGAAAAAGCCAGGCAGGTAGGGTTTGAGTGGCATACAGCCGATGACGTATGGAAGAAAGTTGCTGAAGAAACGGCGGAGCTGGAAGAGGCCGTGGCGCAGCAATCATCTGAAAAAATGGAAGAAGAATTCGGGGATCTTTTGTTTGCGCTGATCAATTATGCCCGGTTTTTAAAAATAGATGCCGAGGCGGCCCTGGAACGCACGAATAAAAAATTTATTAACCGGTTTACCAAAATGGAGGAATCGGCGGCCGGGCAGGGCCGGCAGCTGTCTGAAATGACGCTGGAGGAAATGGATGCTATATGGGACCGGATAAAAACAGAAGAATCGTAA
- a CDS encoding alpha/beta hydrolase produces MKRCLVAGFVLLVSLNVWAAKVDTLEVYSPSMKKPVKTSVILPDGYTKTKKYPVVYLLHGYSGSYAYWPGVKGALDGADLYQMILVCPDGGYGSWYWDSPADPSFRYETFVSHELVDWVDKNYATIATSKGRGIAGLSMGGHGALYLAIKHPDVFGATGSMSGGVDIRPFPNNWDMAKRLGKYKDYPERWEKNTVINMLHLIEPRTLKIIIDCGTEDFFYKVNENLHQELLLRNIPHDYITRPGAHNGAYWQNAIYYQLLFMNRCFTEPDTDKK; encoded by the coding sequence ATGAAGCGGTGTTTGGTTGCCGGCTTCGTGCTGCTTGTGAGCCTGAACGTATGGGCGGCAAAAGTGGATACGCTGGAAGTGTACAGCCCTTCCATGAAGAAGCCCGTCAAAACCTCGGTGATCCTGCCGGATGGCTATACAAAAACCAAAAAATACCCGGTGGTATACCTGCTGCACGGGTACAGCGGCAGCTATGCCTATTGGCCGGGCGTAAAGGGTGCATTGGATGGTGCAGATCTTTACCAGATGATCCTGGTCTGCCCGGATGGCGGCTATGGCAGCTGGTATTGGGATAGTCCTGCAGATCCTTCTTTTCGCTATGAAACCTTTGTTTCTCACGAGCTGGTAGACTGGGTAGATAAAAATTATGCCACCATTGCCACGTCAAAAGGAAGGGGCATTGCCGGCCTCAGCATGGGTGGACACGGTGCATTATATCTTGCCATCAAACATCCGGATGTGTTTGGCGCCACAGGAAGTATGAGCGGCGGGGTGGATATCCGGCCTTTTCCCAATAACTGGGATATGGCCAAACGGCTGGGAAAATACAAGGACTATCCCGAACGCTGGGAAAAAAACACGGTGATCAATATGCTGCACCTTATTGAACCCCGCACATTAAAAATTATTATTGACTGCGGAACAGAAGACTTTTTCTATAAAGTGAACGAGAATCTGCATCAGGAATTGCTGTTACGTAATATTCCGCACGATTATATTACCCGGCCGGGCGCTCATAACGGAGCGTACTGGCAAAATGCGATTTATTATCAGCTGTTGTTTATGAACCGGTGCTTTACCGAGCCCGATACGGATAAAAAATAA